The Paenibacillus sp. YPG26 genome includes a window with the following:
- a CDS encoding fibronectin type III domain-containing protein: MKKKKYLKRSALILLTFVLMLSCVNSVYAAYSHTIPMDQGTNFNGDEIFTTSTSNYYTYTAWDNSYLYIAYNGAEVNKDNGTYTNQNNKWVQMYIGGSGGTNTGVKYNSQQPTLPFKAKYHLRWKVDETYANVQMYNGSSWVNAGWNMTTYRGFNNEMIKFKIPLASIGNPKTLQFASFMLEETSLNERMWAAYPASAFVDGYKRNVSDFTEFDLTSDSAPLVQAEYNFKNTAVTGNTASFSFNSSPDATSVRIQQSTDGGSTWTNSVTAASITRNSTTAKVTGLTPSTTYKFRLVVTGGTNAGSSTIQTVTTSSSVPVSNFAATSVSDSNIGFSWSGVSGATNLMIEQSIDGITWTTANTGAIASNAVTATARGLTPSTTYHFRLVVTGGANSGNSNQVIASTTADRTVPSVPTGLTASNITMNSFKLNWNASVDNVGVKQYEVFRNGISIGKVTGTTMNVSGLMPSTSYTMTVRAGDAEGNWSAQSSAVNVKTLSDNTPPSVPTGLNASNVTDNSFTLNWSAAADNVGVSQYEVFRNGISLGRVTGTSMEVTGLSPSTDYNMTVRAGDAAGNWSAQSSALNVKTSADDMPPSTPSGLNASDITSIGFTLNWSTSTDNVGVTEYEVFQNDVSLGFVTGTNMEVTDLTPSTSYTMTVRARDAEENWSEASTGLVVTTGAASIETDTTSPSIPGDLNASGITDSAFTLNWSASTDDVGVTRYEVSRDGNPLGTVTGTSMEVTGLTPSTSYTMTVRARDAEGNWSGSSAGLAVTTAAAAAASAPSIPSDLNASHITDSGFTLSWSASTDEVGVTEYEVFQDGNSLGTVTGTTINVTGLTPSTSYGMTVKAGNAAGKWSESSIELKVITEAPAATPDTAAPSIPSGLNASDVTDSAFTLNWSASTDNVEVTQYEVLRDGVSLGIVAGTSLNVSDLNPSTDYEMTVKAGDAAGNWSESSTGLKVTTEAAAADPDTTPPSIPENLDAWGITDHEFTLSWSPSTDDVGATKYEVLRDGVSLGIVTGTSTNVSGLEASTDYEMTVKAGDAAGNWSESSTVLTVTTEATPADSDTPPPLDLIGPDVPGGLHASDITVSAFTLSWSTAADNVGVTQYKVYQDGSLIDTVTGTSMRVTGLSPSTSYSMTVSAGDAADNWSIPSPVYQVRTLDPASVDNNPSPPADPPASDVNNPTPPADLPAPSVPATPAESPQKPANVNCKVYREANRIIIDGCLNESGRAIEVTLGTSVLNGQLDQVLVNEGYDQIIFDILQKADEYKISIPWSLVQHYSSNSKVNFEVKMADQRYQIPWGMISDAQIGQKLGTDSAQQNLTYHIRTTNEQENLAISSEQEVRKFTVVQPLTHFSIYTDREQRRILYRFEDGKRVLRIASPTVKDQFIQTTGAVLTSKGRLSYAPWRRVTPGSDSYQLFILRNNSLSGVIQYTKSFDDISTNWGKNDIEMMASKLVVMGENEKVFNPDKPVTRAEFAALLVRIFGLEGEASTKQQFMDTSSGAWYYAEVQSAALSGIIKGYGNGKFGPDQRISREEMAAMISRVIQGQFPESVLNSDESSLNQFKDAGQISTSFHDDAAKLVNARLMEGYPNHEFRPKAHASRVESVTLIRRLLQYIRFL, translated from the coding sequence ATGAAGAAGAAAAAATATCTGAAACGAAGTGCTTTAATATTACTTACGTTTGTCTTAATGTTGTCCTGTGTCAATTCGGTATATGCTGCATACTCACACACCATTCCAATGGATCAAGGAACGAATTTTAACGGGGATGAGATCTTCACAACATCGACATCGAATTACTATACGTATACAGCCTGGGATAATTCTTATTTGTACATTGCTTACAATGGTGCTGAAGTTAACAAAGACAATGGTACTTACACGAACCAAAACAACAAATGGGTTCAAATGTACATTGGAGGTTCGGGGGGGACTAATACAGGGGTTAAATATAACTCACAGCAGCCAACCCTTCCTTTTAAGGCAAAGTATCATTTGCGTTGGAAGGTGGATGAGACCTATGCCAATGTCCAAATGTATAACGGCTCTTCATGGGTAAATGCAGGCTGGAATATGACCACTTATCGCGGCTTCAACAATGAGATGATTAAGTTCAAGATTCCCTTGGCCAGCATTGGGAACCCCAAAACGCTTCAATTTGCTTCTTTTATGCTGGAAGAGACCAGTTTGAATGAAAGAATGTGGGCGGCCTATCCGGCGAGCGCATTTGTGGATGGATACAAAAGGAATGTTTCAGACTTTACTGAATTCGATCTGACTTCGGACTCGGCACCTCTCGTCCAAGCGGAGTATAATTTCAAGAACACAGCAGTAACAGGCAACACGGCAAGTTTTTCTTTTAACAGCAGCCCGGACGCGACTTCAGTAAGAATACAACAATCCACGGACGGCGGATCGACTTGGACCAATTCGGTTACAGCTGCATCTATTACAAGGAATTCCACCACAGCGAAGGTTACGGGACTCACGCCTTCCACCACGTATAAATTCCGATTGGTGGTTACTGGAGGAACGAATGCGGGCTCATCAACTATTCAGACTGTTACTACCTCTAGTTCTGTGCCGGTAAGTAACTTTGCTGCAACATCGGTATCCGATTCAAATATAGGATTCAGCTGGTCCGGGGTCAGCGGGGCTACTAACCTAATGATTGAACAATCCATCGATGGGATTACCTGGACTACGGCTAATACAGGAGCTATCGCGAGCAATGCGGTCACTGCCACAGCTCGTGGATTAACGCCAAGTACGACGTATCATTTCCGTCTGGTTGTAACAGGGGGAGCCAATTCAGGCAACTCTAATCAAGTCATTGCTTCAACGACTGCGGATAGAACCGTTCCGTCCGTACCTACTGGATTGACAGCGTCCAATATTACTATGAACAGCTTTAAGCTGAATTGGAATGCATCCGTGGATAATGTAGGTGTGAAACAGTATGAGGTGTTCCGCAACGGCATATCTATTGGCAAGGTAACAGGTACCACTATGAATGTAAGTGGATTAATGCCATCCACCAGCTACACGATGACGGTGCGTGCGGGAGACGCCGAAGGGAACTGGTCGGCTCAGAGCAGTGCCGTAAATGTGAAGACGCTGTCGGACAACACACCGCCGAGTGTCCCGACGGGACTGAATGCTTCCAATGTTACCGATAACAGCTTCACCCTGAACTGGAGTGCGGCAGCGGATAATGTGGGAGTGTCGCAGTATGAGGTATTCCGTAACGGTATATCGTTAGGAAGGGTAACTGGAACAAGCATGGAGGTGACAGGTCTATCGCCATCGACCGACTACAACATGACGGTGCGGGCTGGCGATGCTGCGGGGAATTGGTCGGCCCAAAGCAGCGCGTTGAATGTGAAGACATCGGCAGATGATATGCCGCCAAGTACGCCGTCCGGATTAAATGCTTCTGATATCACGAGTATTGGATTCACCTTGAACTGGAGCACATCAACAGACAATGTGGGCGTGACGGAGTATGAAGTCTTCCAGAATGATGTATCGCTTGGATTTGTTACAGGGACGAATATGGAGGTGACAGATCTAACGCCATCGACCAGCTACACTATGACCGTGCGGGCTAGAGACGCTGAAGAGAATTGGTCGGAAGCCAGCACGGGCTTGGTGGTAACGACCGGAGCCGCTTCAATAGAGACCGACACGACATCCCCAAGCATTCCTGGCGATCTGAATGCCTCCGGAATCACGGATAGCGCGTTCACGTTGAACTGGAGCGCGTCGACCGATGATGTCGGGGTAACACGGTATGAAGTATCCCGGGACGGTAATCCGCTTGGCACTGTTACAGGGACGAGCATGGAGGTGACAGGTCTAACGCCATCGACCAGCTACACCATGACGGTGCGGGCAAGGGATGCTGAAGGGAATTGGTCGGGATCCAGCGCTGGCTTGGCGGTGACCACGGCAGCCGCGGCGGCAGCTTCCGCCCCAAGCATCCCGAGCGATCTGAATGCTTCTCATATTACGGATAGCGGGTTCACATTGAGTTGGAGCGCATCCACAGATGAGGTTGGAGTGACAGAGTATGAAGTGTTCCAGGACGGAAATTCGCTTGGGACCGTTACAGGGACGACAATAAATGTGACAGGTCTAACGCCATCGACCAGCTACGGCATGACCGTAAAGGCGGGGAATGCCGCAGGGAAATGGTCGGAGTCCAGCATAGAGCTTAAGGTAATCACCGAAGCTCCAGCAGCAACTCCCGACACGGCCGCCCCAAGCATCCCGAGCGGTCTGAATGCTTCTGATGTTACGGACAGCGCGTTCACATTGAACTGGAGCGCATCGACGGATAATGTCGAAGTGACGCAGTATGAAGTTCTCCGGGATGGAGTCTCACTAGGAATCGTAGCGGGCACGAGCCTCAATGTAAGCGATCTGAATCCATCGACAGATTATGAGATGACGGTAAAAGCAGGGGATGCGGCAGGCAACTGGTCGGAATCCAGTACTGGGCTCAAGGTGACGACAGAAGCCGCAGCAGCAGATCCCGACACGACCCCTCCAAGCATCCCCGAGAATCTGGATGCATGGGGCATAACGGATCATGAATTCACACTGAGCTGGAGTCCTTCGACAGATGATGTGGGAGCAACGAAGTATGAAGTACTCCGGGATGGAGTCTCACTCGGAATTGTAACGGGGACAAGCACGAATGTAAGCGGCTTGGAGGCATCGACAGATTATGAGATGACGGTAAAAGCAGGGGACGCGGCAGGCAACTGGTCGGAATCCAGTACCGTACTTACGGTGACGACAGAAGCCACGCCAGCGGATTCCGATACGCCGCCTCCGCTTGATCTGATCGGTCCTGACGTTCCTGGCGGTCTGCATGCGTCCGACATTACCGTGAGTGCATTCACATTGAGCTGGAGCACAGCAGCAGATAATGTCGGGGTGACACAGTATAAGGTATACCAGGACGGATCACTAATTGATACTGTTACGGGAACAAGCATGCGCGTTACGGGTCTGAGCCCATCAACCAGTTACAGCATGACAGTAAGCGCTGGCGATGCCGCAGACAATTGGTCAATCCCTAGTCCCGTTTACCAGGTAAGGACCCTGGATCCGGCAAGTGTTGATAATAATCCGTCTCCACCGGCTGACCCTCCAGCTAGTGATGTTAACAATCCGACTCCACCGGCTGACCTTCCAGCCCCTTCTGTCCCCGCCACGCCTGCGGAGAGTCCGCAGAAACCGGCTAATGTGAACTGTAAAGTATACCGGGAGGCCAATCGCATTATTATTGACGGATGTCTGAACGAATCCGGCCGTGCGATTGAGGTGACTTTGGGAACGAGCGTGCTGAACGGGCAGCTCGATCAGGTTCTCGTGAACGAAGGATATGATCAGATCATATTCGATATTTTGCAGAAAGCGGATGAATACAAGATCTCTATTCCGTGGTCTTTGGTACAGCACTATAGCAGTAATTCAAAAGTTAACTTTGAGGTTAAGATGGCAGATCAGCGCTATCAAATCCCATGGGGAATGATCTCCGATGCCCAAATCGGTCAAAAGCTGGGGACAGATTCCGCACAACAGAATCTGACTTATCATATTCGGACAACGAATGAGCAGGAGAACCTGGCGATCTCGTCGGAACAAGAGGTGAGAAAGTTCACCGTGGTACAGCCGTTAACACACTTTTCTATCTACACGGACAGAGAACAGCGCCGGATCCTGTACCGTTTTGAAGATGGAAAGAGAGTACTGAGAATAGCTTCACCTACAGTAAAAGATCAATTTATCCAAACGACCGGGGCTGTATTAACTTCAAAAGGCCGCTTGAGTTATGCGCCGTGGCGCAGGGTAACGCCGGGTTCCGACTCGTACCAGTTGTTCATACTGCGCAACAATAGTCTCTCGGGCGTCATTCAATACACCAAATCTTTTGACGATATTAGTACCAACTGGGGCAAAAACGATATTGAGATGATGGCTTCAAAGCTAGTCGTGATGGGAGAGAACGAGAAAGTGTTCAATCCGGACAAGCCTGTAACAAGAGCGGAATTTGCGGCTCTGCTGGTACGTATCTTTGGGTTGGAGGGAGAGGCTTCCACCAAGCAGCAGTTCATGGATACGTCCTCTGGCGCTTGGTATTATGCTGAAGTTCAATCCGCAGCCCTGTCGGGTATTATAAAGGGTTACGGGAACGGAAAGTTCGGTCCTGACCAGCGTATAAGCCGGGAAGAAATGGCGGCTATGATATCGAGGGTAATCCAAGGACAGTTCCCGGAGAGCGTCCTGAATTCAGACGAATCCAGCCTGAACCAGTTCAAGGATGCCGGTCAAATTAGCACTTCGTTCCATGATGACGCTGCGAAATTGGTCAATGCCCGGCTGATGGAGGGTTATCCGAATCATGAATTCCGTCCAAAGGCGCACGCTTCCAGAGTGGAGTCGGTTACTTTAATCCGAAGATTGCTGCAGTATATCCGATTTCTGTAG
- a CDS encoding MFS transporter produces MPEATSSTELAVERLPEPLKEYVTSPEKQMKLYKRTMKIVMASQMFSGAGLAAGITVGGLLAQDMLGRDSYAGVPTALFTLGSAVAALAVGRLSQRFGRRTGLAAGFMAGGIGAAGVVLAAILHHVPLLFISLFIYGAGTATNLQARYAGTDLAPPNRRARAISAAMVFTTFGAVAGPNLVNLTGEAAGSIGAPALSGPFMLAAAAYFMAGLVFLVFLRPDPLMVAKAVAEIERNRKEEHSGAGTQEAPLRMHKPGIIMGASVMVVTQIVMIAIMTMTPIHMKHHGHGLGEVGVVIGIHVAAMFLPSLITGMLVDRFGRMTMSYVSGVTLLLAGLVAAFAPGDSMGWLILALALLGLGWNFGLISGTAAIIDAAPPQIRAKIQGTIDVLIALAGASGGSMSGIIVAESSFSALSLTGGILSLLLIPVVIWSRSQKKS; encoded by the coding sequence ATGCCAGAAGCTACATCATCAACAGAATTAGCAGTGGAGCGGCTCCCTGAGCCATTGAAGGAATACGTGACATCTCCAGAGAAGCAGATGAAGCTGTACAAGAGAACGATGAAGATCGTGATGGCTTCTCAAATGTTTAGCGGAGCGGGGTTGGCTGCAGGAATTACGGTGGGCGGACTGCTTGCTCAAGACATGCTCGGCAGAGATAGCTATGCTGGAGTTCCAACGGCTTTGTTCACATTGGGTTCTGCAGTCGCAGCCCTGGCGGTCGGTCGTCTCTCCCAGCGCTTTGGCCGCCGTACCGGCCTTGCTGCCGGCTTTATGGCTGGGGGGATTGGCGCTGCAGGTGTCGTTCTGGCAGCCATACTCCATCATGTTCCGCTGCTCTTTATATCTTTGTTCATATACGGTGCCGGAACGGCGACCAACCTGCAGGCGCGTTATGCCGGTACGGATCTTGCGCCGCCGAATAGGCGGGCACGGGCGATTAGTGCCGCTATGGTCTTCACGACATTCGGAGCGGTGGCTGGACCGAATTTGGTCAATCTCACAGGCGAGGCAGCGGGTTCCATAGGCGCTCCTGCGCTGTCGGGTCCATTCATGCTTGCTGCGGCAGCTTATTTCATGGCCGGGCTCGTATTTCTCGTGTTCCTCCGTCCTGATCCCCTTATGGTCGCCAAGGCTGTTGCAGAGATAGAGCGGAACCGGAAGGAGGAGCACAGCGGAGCGGGAACGCAGGAAGCGCCGCTGCGCATGCATAAGCCAGGCATCATCATGGGCGCATCGGTGATGGTAGTCACCCAGATTGTCATGATCGCCATTATGACTATGACGCCGATTCATATGAAGCATCACGGTCATGGGCTTGGCGAGGTGGGTGTTGTCATCGGCATCCATGTGGCTGCAATGTTCCTGCCTTCCCTCATTACGGGCATGCTTGTTGACAGATTCGGGCGTATGACCATGTCTTATGTCTCGGGTGTTACCCTGCTGCTCGCAGGGTTGGTGGCCGCATTTGCGCCGGGTGATTCCATGGGGTGGCTCATATTAGCGCTGGCCCTGCTCGGTCTGGGCTGGAACTTCGGCTTAATCAGCGGGACAGCAGCCATCATTGATGCAGCGCCGCCGCAGATCAGAGCGAAGATACAGGGCACGATAGATGTACTGATCGCTTTGGCTGGCGCGTCTGGAGGCTCGATGTCCGGTATCATTGTGGCGGAATCCAGCTTCTCGGCCCTCTCTTTGACCGGCGGGATTTTATCCCTGCTGCTGATTCCGGTCGTTATCTGGTCACGGAGTCAGAAGAAATCATAA
- a CDS encoding thioredoxin family protein → MKEIHPLTSLDSVGAFLEQHKLSFLYVSRPECNVCHSILPKLRELLEHYPKIHLGHIDASQVEEIAAKYLIFTVPAMLLVIDKKEYIRSDRFVRFENLNQEIEQIYELVTQDDPAE, encoded by the coding sequence ATGAAAGAGATTCATCCATTAACTTCATTGGACAGCGTGGGGGCGTTTTTGGAGCAGCACAAGCTTAGCTTCCTTTACGTATCAAGACCTGAATGTAATGTCTGTCATTCCATTCTGCCTAAGCTAAGGGAACTGCTTGAACATTATCCGAAGATACACCTGGGTCATATCGATGCTAGTCAGGTTGAAGAGATAGCCGCAAAATATCTGATTTTCACAGTTCCAGCAATGCTCTTGGTAATAGATAAGAAAGAATATATACGTTCGGATCGATTTGTCCGTTTTGAGAATTTGAATCAAGAGATCGAACAAATTTATGAATTAGTTACTCAGGATGATCCGGCGGAATGA